A genomic segment from Campylobacter concisus encodes:
- the rpsF gene encoding 30S ribosomal protein S6 — protein MKHYELLFILKPTLTEEEVKAKVDFVKEVITKNGGEIATVVEMGTRKLAYAIKKYERGTYFVIYYKAPPALLAELTRNVRITEDIIRFLSVKYENKREIAAWERLCKGIKQTIKKEPREPRAPREPRVEKVDEQTFTEE, from the coding sequence ATGAAACATTACGAGCTTTTATTTATTCTTAAGCCGACACTAACGGAAGAGGAAGTTAAAGCTAAAGTTGACTTCGTAAAAGAAGTTATAACAAAAAACGGCGGCGAGATCGCTACTGTCGTTGAGATGGGTACTAGAAAGTTAGCCTATGCCATCAAAAAATACGAGCGTGGAACATACTTTGTTATCTATTACAAAGCACCACCAGCGCTTCTTGCAGAACTTACAAGAAATGTAAGGATCACTGAAGATATCATAAGATTTTTAAGCGTTAAATATGAAAATAAACGCGAAATCGCAGCTTGGGAAAGACTTTGCAAAGGTATCAAGCAAACTATAAAAAAAGAGCCTCGCGAGCCAAGAGCACCGCGTGAGCCAAGAGTTGAAAAAGTAGACGAGCAAACTTTTACAGAAGAATAA
- the holA gene encoding DNA polymerase III subunit delta, with translation MYRKDLELNLANANLSNYFLLFGADEFQIELFGKEILSFYASEDANLLSLYFDEYNYAQASSHLSEQSLFGGKNILYVKSDKKIPAKELKELISLCSKSQDNYFLFELYESDMKLVFDTQKAFGTNFARFFKPSTPDEAINLLAKSAAKIGLNITKNALYELYFTHNENLYLAASELTKLKSLNTHIEQDDIKRLVFGLGGINFDDFFNKFMALKDIKNDFFNYLEDPNFNEIFLLNSLYKAFFRLFKIYSYIKVNGRLNLDEAIGYQPPVNVANLLKANSLKLNLNTYLEIFKTLNLAELELKTNTKMDKEIFVLSTILNLQHLLSTANIK, from the coding sequence ATGTATAGAAAAGATTTGGAGCTAAATTTAGCAAATGCAAATTTAAGCAACTACTTCTTGCTTTTTGGGGCAGATGAGTTTCAGATCGAGCTTTTTGGCAAGGAAATTTTGAGCTTTTACGCAAGCGAAGATGCAAATCTATTAAGCCTTTATTTTGACGAGTACAACTACGCGCAAGCAAGCTCTCACCTAAGCGAGCAGTCGCTTTTTGGCGGCAAAAATATCCTTTATGTAAAAAGCGACAAAAAGATCCCAGCAAAAGAGCTAAAAGAGCTCATCTCGCTTTGCTCAAAAAGCCAAGATAATTACTTTTTATTTGAACTTTATGAGTCCGATATGAAACTAGTTTTTGATACGCAAAAGGCTTTTGGGACAAATTTTGCGAGATTTTTTAAGCCATCAACTCCAGATGAAGCGATAAATTTGCTAGCTAAAAGCGCAGCTAAAATTGGTCTAAACATAACCAAAAACGCACTTTATGAGCTTTACTTTACACATAATGAAAATTTATACCTTGCAGCAAGCGAGCTAACAAAGTTAAAGAGCCTAAATACTCACATCGAACAAGATGATATAAAAAGGCTAGTTTTTGGACTTGGTGGGATAAATTTTGACGATTTTTTTAACAAATTTATGGCTCTAAAAGATATAAAAAACGACTTTTTTAACTATCTAGAAGATCCGAATTTTAATGAAATTTTTCTTCTAAACTCGCTTTACAAAGCATTTTTTAGGCTATTTAAAATTTACTCTTATATAAAGGTAAATGGTCGCTTAAATTTAGATGAGGCAATTGGTTATCAACCGCCTGTAAATGTCGCAAATTTATTAAAAGCAAATAGCTTAAAACTAAATTTAAATACATATCTAGAGATATTTAAAACGCTAAATTTAGCCGAGCTAGAGCTAAAAACAAATACAAAAATGGATAAAGAAATTTTTGTATTATCAACTATTTTAAATTTGCAACATCTCTTATCAACAGCAAATATTAAGTAA
- a CDS encoding RNB domain-containing ribonuclease, producing MKEFLTSLLVGIKEKEISNEDKEVLRNLLNLGAVSSHKDKFYLNNGYVCGKLDISQNATGFIMPFDKRFKQDIIVENKNLNNSHLGDIVLAKLLPLKKKRQSAKIVMSLKLANETSVVYTKRFGAAILGVNLKTGLSTTLKATQKSLKMLPLGTLLKINNLNNEIVEVLGNLEDPLSDEKISLAIYNKNDKFSEACELEAKAFGDEVDASMYPNRVDLRNLEFCTIDPVDAKDFDDAIYFDEKKREIYVAIADVSEYVTAYSAIDSEAKKRGFSIYFPHISVPMLPRALSENICSLKPDVPRLAFCFKISLDANNEVKKEELFEAIILSKRRFNYDEIDEILEGKRECEISWVKLLFKLTTKLRKKRLLHAFDFRTKELRMSLDEEGQILQTRFESDSDSHRLVEDCMLLANKAAAKLITKGVFRNHASPDFKKIDTLLEDLQLLGLDFTYENDLANLIRKIQLKADGLGNREEIDKLIIKSQKKAEYSSENLGHFGLGFDRYTHFTSPIRRYSDLILHRLLKAKISKDEKLYNFLLLNIQNTCANLSELEREADKVAYDFMDRKFARWAAANIGKEVRCYVSENQNVLIAKLDDHFVGARIFITGYSANLLQKLVVKITEADIASAKIFAKVARKIDV from the coding sequence GTGAAAGAATTTTTAACTTCATTACTTGTCGGCATCAAAGAAAAAGAGATATCAAACGAAGACAAAGAAGTCTTACGCAATCTCTTAAATCTTGGTGCCGTAAGCTCACATAAAGATAAATTTTACCTAAACAATGGCTACGTCTGCGGCAAGCTAGACATCAGTCAAAACGCAACTGGCTTTATCATGCCGTTTGATAAACGCTTCAAGCAAGATATCATCGTAGAAAATAAAAATTTAAACAACTCTCACCTTGGCGATATCGTGTTAGCAAAGCTTTTACCGCTTAAGAAAAAACGCCAAAGCGCTAAGATAGTGATGAGTCTAAAGCTTGCAAATGAGACAAGTGTGGTCTATACAAAACGCTTTGGAGCGGCCATTTTAGGAGTAAATTTAAAAACTGGACTAAGCACGACCTTAAAAGCGACGCAAAAAAGCCTAAAGATGCTCCCACTTGGGACGCTACTAAAGATAAATAACCTAAACAACGAGATAGTTGAGGTTTTAGGAAATTTAGAAGACCCATTAAGCGATGAGAAAATTTCGCTTGCTATTTATAATAAAAACGATAAATTTAGCGAGGCCTGCGAGCTTGAGGCAAAGGCTTTTGGCGACGAAGTCGATGCTAGCATGTATCCAAATAGAGTTGATCTAAGAAATTTAGAGTTTTGTACGATCGATCCAGTCGATGCCAAAGACTTTGACGATGCCATATATTTTGATGAGAAAAAGCGAGAAATTTATGTCGCAATCGCTGATGTAAGCGAGTATGTGACCGCATATAGCGCTATTGACAGCGAGGCTAAAAAAAGAGGCTTTTCTATCTACTTTCCGCACATTTCAGTGCCGATGTTGCCACGCGCGCTAAGTGAAAATATCTGCTCGCTAAAGCCAGATGTGCCGCGCCTTGCATTTTGCTTTAAAATTTCACTTGATGCGAATAATGAGGTAAAAAAAGAGGAGCTTTTTGAAGCGATCATCCTTTCAAAAAGGCGCTTTAATTACGACGAGATCGATGAAATTTTAGAAGGCAAAAGAGAGTGTGAAATTTCATGGGTCAAGCTACTTTTTAAACTTACCACAAAGCTTCGCAAAAAAAGGCTTTTGCATGCATTTGACTTTAGGACAAAAGAGCTGAGAATGAGTCTTGATGAAGAGGGTCAAATTTTACAAACTAGATTTGAAAGCGACTCTGACTCACATAGACTTGTCGAGGACTGCATGCTTTTAGCGAACAAAGCTGCCGCAAAGCTCATCACAAAGGGCGTTTTTAGAAACCATGCTTCGCCTGATTTTAAAAAGATAGATACCTTGCTTGAGGACCTGCAACTTCTGGGGCTTGACTTTACCTACGAAAACGATCTTGCAAATTTGATAAGAAAGATACAGCTAAAAGCCGATGGACTTGGCAACCGAGAAGAGATAGATAAGCTCATCATCAAGTCTCAAAAAAAAGCTGAATATTCAAGCGAAAATTTGGGTCACTTTGGGCTTGGATTTGACAGATATACACACTTTACAAGCCCCATTAGAAGGTATTCTGATCTCATTTTACACAGGCTTTTAAAGGCTAAAATTTCAAAAGATGAGAAGCTTTACAACTTCTTGCTTTTAAACATCCAAAATACCTGCGCAAATTTAAGTGAGCTTGAAAGAGAAGCCGACAAGGTAGCCTACGACTTTATGGATAGGAAATTTGCACGCTGGGCAGCCGCAAACATCGGCAAAGAGGTACGTTGCTACGTGAGCGAAAACCAAAATGTTTTGATCGCAAAGCTTGATGATCATTTTGTTGGAGCTAGAATTTTTATAACTGGATACAGTGCAAATTTACTCCAAAAACTTGTCGTCAAGATCACAGAGGCCGACATCGCAAGTGCTAAAATTTTTGCAAAAGTGGCAAGAAAGATCGATGTATAG
- a CDS encoding HDOD domain-containing protein, with protein MNESVFKKIKALPPLDDTVIQIQRLHADENSSISDLTKVVEKDPMLTANILRSANSPLYGFSQEITTIARAISLFGMATIRGFALSSTIKKSFSINLEPYGITTQDFLNISIIQNALMYNWHSKINPKSLEILSPASFMLEIGKIVLAHELVESKQDVDFREKIKNISSPTDLSLFETEILDMSNEEVTAKIFEQWNLETELSSSILYSTNPEEAPDHIKDYAKALKVIKTAVNIFNQLDDISIQNTLPLLDEYGFRHDTFLMAVAKVKDNL; from the coding sequence ATGAATGAATCAGTTTTTAAAAAGATCAAAGCACTTCCACCGCTAGATGATACAGTTATACAAATTCAACGCCTACACGCGGATGAAAACAGCTCAATAAGCGATCTTACAAAAGTAGTTGAAAAGGATCCGATGCTAACAGCAAATATCCTACGTTCCGCAAACTCTCCACTTTATGGATTTTCTCAAGAGATCACAACCATCGCAAGAGCTATTTCTCTTTTTGGTATGGCTACCATTCGTGGTTTTGCGCTTTCAAGCACTATCAAAAAGAGTTTTTCTATAAATTTAGAGCCTTATGGTATTACTACACAAGATTTTTTAAATATCTCGATCATTCAGAATGCATTGATGTACAACTGGCACTCTAAGATTAATCCTAAGAGTCTAGAAATTCTCTCTCCAGCTTCATTTATGCTTGAAATTGGCAAGATAGTTCTTGCTCATGAGCTAGTCGAAAGCAAACAAGATGTTGATTTTAGAGAAAAGATCAAAAATATTTCTAGCCCAACTGATCTCTCATTATTTGAAACAGAAATTTTAGATATGTCAAACGAAGAAGTTACAGCTAAAATTTTTGAACAATGGAATCTTGAGACAGAGCTTAGTAGCTCAATATTATATTCAACTAATCCAGAAGAGGCACCAGATCATATAAAAGATTATGCAAAAGCCCTAAAAGTCATAAAAACAGCTGTGAATATCTTTAATCAACTTGATGATATAAGCATACAAAACACACTACCGCTTCTTGACGAATATGGCTTTAGACATGATACGTTCTTAATGGCTGTCGCTAAAGTCAAAGATAATTTGTGA
- the ilvC gene encoding ketol-acid reductoisomerase, protein MAINVYYDKDCDLSLIQSKKVAIIGFGSQGHAHAENLRDNGVSVVIGLAKGGKSWAKAEAKGFEVKTVSEATKGADVVMILTPDELQAEIYKNEIEPNLKDHAAIAFGHGFNVHFGQIKAPANIDVIMIAPKAPGHTVRSEFLRGGGIPDLIAVEQNASGKAKEIALSYACGIGGGRTGIIETTFKDETETDLFGEQAVLCGGLCALVNAGFDTLVEAGYEPEMAYFECLHELKLIVDLMYQGGMADMRYSISNTAEYGDYVSGVRVVGEESRKAMKEVLKEIQNGKFAKDFILERKAGYVRMNAERGIAERSLLNQTGKKLRSMMPWITSGKLIDQNKN, encoded by the coding sequence ATGGCTATAAATGTTTATTACGATAAAGACTGTGATTTAAGTCTTATTCAAAGTAAAAAAGTAGCAATCATCGGCTTTGGCTCACAAGGTCACGCACACGCTGAAAATTTAAGAGACAATGGCGTAAGTGTCGTAATCGGTCTTGCAAAAGGTGGCAAAAGTTGGGCAAAAGCTGAAGCAAAGGGCTTTGAAGTAAAAACTGTAAGCGAAGCTACAAAAGGCGCTGATGTAGTTATGATCCTAACACCAGATGAGCTTCAAGCTGAAATTTATAAAAATGAGATCGAGCCAAATTTAAAAGATCACGCTGCTATCGCATTTGGACATGGTTTTAATGTTCATTTTGGACAGATCAAAGCTCCAGCAAACATAGACGTCATCATGATCGCTCCAAAAGCCCCAGGACACACAGTTAGAAGCGAATTTTTAAGAGGTGGCGGCATACCTGATCTTATCGCTGTTGAGCAAAATGCAAGTGGAAAGGCTAAAGAGATCGCTCTAAGCTATGCTTGCGGCATAGGTGGCGGTAGAACTGGCATCATTGAGACAACATTTAAAGATGAAACTGAAACAGATTTATTTGGTGAGCAAGCTGTGCTTTGCGGTGGTCTTTGCGCACTTGTAAATGCTGGCTTTGATACGCTTGTAGAGGCTGGCTATGAGCCTGAGATGGCATATTTTGAGTGCTTGCATGAGTTAAAATTAATCGTTGATTTGATGTATCAAGGCGGCATGGCTGATATGCGCTACTCTATCTCAAATACCGCTGAATACGGTGATTACGTAAGTGGTGTAAGAGTAGTTGGCGAAGAGAGCAGAAAGGCTATGAAAGAAGTTTTAAAAGAGATTCAAAATGGCAAATTTGCAAAAGACTTTATCCTTGAGAGAAAAGCGGGTTACGTTAGAATGAACGCTGAGCGTGGTATAGCCGAGAGAAGCTTGCTAAATCAAACTGGCAAAAAACTTCGTTCAATGATGCCTTGGATCACAAGCGGCAAACTTATAGATCAAAACAAAAACTAA